The following proteins are co-located in the Paenibacillus sp. JNUCC32 genome:
- a CDS encoding Gfo/Idh/MocA family protein: protein MIKFGIVGMGIRGSMFADTLSQNPYAELAAVSDAYETTLNASIEKYGVPGYLQVEDMLESETLDAIVIATPDFLHKKPVMLAAEQGIHIMVEKPFSTSVEEAEEMYAAVEKAGIKCLVAFENRWNSPFVAVKEAVRNGDIGHILTINTRLNDTIYVPTKMLKWAGESTPGWFLFPHATDIALWLKSGVLPVSVYAVGTKKKLAGMGIDTYDSMQTIVSFDDGTHAAFTTSWVLPESMPLIYDFKVEIIGEDGALYVDLSDQMVRKGGSVYSHVHTLGTPINGQYTAAPHYMLHSFVDHIRLDTMPESGAAAGLLNTKLVHAIHRSVLSGQVEQV, encoded by the coding sequence ATGATCAAATTCGGAATCGTAGGCATGGGGATTCGCGGCAGCATGTTCGCCGATACCCTCAGCCAAAATCCTTATGCGGAGCTGGCCGCGGTCAGCGACGCTTATGAAACTACCCTGAACGCAAGCATAGAGAAATACGGGGTTCCCGGCTATTTGCAAGTTGAGGATATGCTCGAAAGCGAGACTTTGGATGCCATCGTGATTGCCACGCCGGATTTCCTGCATAAAAAGCCCGTTATGCTCGCGGCTGAGCAAGGCATCCATATCATGGTCGAAAAACCCTTCTCCACCTCCGTCGAGGAGGCCGAGGAAATGTACGCCGCGGTAGAGAAAGCGGGCATCAAATGCCTCGTCGCATTCGAGAATCGCTGGAATTCTCCTTTCGTTGCGGTTAAGGAAGCCGTCCGGAATGGGGACATTGGCCATATTCTGACCATCAACACCCGCTTGAATGACACCATCTACGTGCCTACCAAAATGCTGAAATGGGCCGGGGAATCCACGCCGGGCTGGTTCCTATTCCCGCATGCGACGGATATTGCCTTATGGCTGAAGAGCGGGGTTCTGCCGGTCAGCGTCTACGCGGTAGGGACGAAGAAGAAATTGGCCGGGATGGGGATCGACACCTACGATTCCATGCAAACGATCGTATCCTTCGACGATGGCACGCATGCAGCATTCACGACCAGCTGGGTGCTGCCCGAGTCGATGCCGCTGATCTATGACTTCAAAGTCGAGATCATCGGCGAGGACGGGGCATTGTATGTCGACTTATCCGATCAAATGGTCCGTAAGGGCGGCAGCGTCTACAGTCATGTCCATACGCTCGGCACGCCCATCAACGGCCAATATACCGCGGCGCCCCATTATATGCTCCATTCCTTTGTCGATCATATCCGCCTGGATACGATGCCCGAATCGGGCGCAGCTGCCGGCTTGCTGAATACCAAGCTGGTACATGCCATCCATCGCTCCGTCTTAAGCGGACAGGTTGAGCAGGTGTGA
- a CDS encoding aldose 1-epimerase: MTVVPGWGSRVISLRWKPSDTELLRTPPSMTEYERTPFLYGMPVLFPPNRIENGSFTFKGRPYQFRINEPQHQNHAHGLVHDEAWEVGRCWTKGNRAVIETVFSSRGRPAVMSQFPHEFSILLRMSIDGASFRQTAEIRNKSKHSFPWGLGYHTTFRFPFGDAEAQERCTLRAPVGKRWVLNDRVLPTGELAHDFRSRGLRDGISVSQFPLDDLFLAMPEDRNEAVLTDPGAGLRVTYRADDAFKHWVLHNGDGASGYLCPEPYTCATNAFNLGMDPEITGMQVLGPGRSALLFCTIHVEEL; this comes from the coding sequence ATGACGGTGGTTCCGGGATGGGGGAGCAGAGTCATCTCGCTGCGCTGGAAACCATCGGACACCGAATTGCTGCGCACGCCGCCATCCATGACGGAATATGAGCGGACACCCTTCTTATACGGCATGCCTGTCTTATTTCCGCCCAACCGGATCGAGAACGGCAGCTTTACCTTTAAAGGCCGCCCCTATCAATTCCGCATCAATGAGCCGCAGCATCAAAATCATGCGCACGGACTTGTTCATGACGAAGCATGGGAAGTCGGACGCTGCTGGACCAAGGGGAATCGGGCCGTGATCGAAACCGTGTTCTCTTCGAGAGGCCGCCCTGCGGTCATGTCGCAATTTCCGCATGAGTTCTCGATCCTTCTGCGCATGAGCATTGACGGCGCTTCGTTCAGGCAGACGGCAGAAATCCGCAACAAAAGCAAACACTCTTTTCCATGGGGATTGGGGTATCATACCACCTTCCGCTTTCCCTTCGGGGATGCGGAAGCTCAGGAGCGCTGCACGCTGCGGGCGCCTGTCGGGAAACGATGGGTTCTTAACGACCGGGTGCTGCCGACCGGGGAGCTCGCTCATGACTTCCGCAGCAGAGGCCTGCGGGACGGCATTTCCGTCAGTCAGTTCCCGCTCGATGATCTGTTCCTTGCCATGCCGGAAGACCGTAACGAAGCCGTATTAACCGATCCGGGGGCTGGCCTCAGGGTTACCTACCGCGCGGATGACGCCTTCAAGCATTGGGTGCTGCACAATGGCGATGGGGCGAGCGGTTATCTATGTCCCGAGCCTTATACTTGCGCTACCAATGCCTTCAACCTGGGGATGGATCCGGAAATCACCGGCATGCAGGTGCTGGGGCCCGGCAGGAGCGCCCTGCTGTTCTGTACCATCCATGTGGAAGAACTCTGA
- a CDS encoding extracellular solute-binding protein yields MVMKKWTSLTLAAVLAAGLLAGCGSKSGEGAADKGETPQANFNETGMPIVNEPLDLTFFTGKSPTNGSKFEETLVWKTYQEMSNVNVTWNLIPFDTLTEKRNLALAGGDYPDVFYSARVSSAELTRYGEQGVFIPLNDLIDKYAPNFKKLMDQYPDIRKGLTMPDGNIYSLPSFYDPELLSMLIGTPIWINQEWLDQLGMKEPQTTEEFYAYLKAVKETDLNGNGQHDEIPFSSTGITGIIDHLKGSWGLGTSGLGHKLVDVDPDTGKLRFTKALPEYKEMLQFVNKLHQEGLLDKEIFTIEGGALNAKGQEGLLGATIVPNPEMVMGRKEYIGLGALKGPHGDQLYSHVKVPMVHVGAFAITDKNPNPEATIRWMDYFYGDEGAQFYFMGKEGETYTKNADGQLEYVKEITENPNGLTQDQALAKNFTWLGGSYPGFVREKWFKASETRPNAMAAAEKAEPYAVKEILYNFNFTLEETDVMTSIGKDIEDYVKEMEAKFVNGSASFSQWEEYVNTLNKMGLDRYMEVYQAAYERYQAE; encoded by the coding sequence ATGGTGATGAAAAAATGGACTTCGCTTACATTGGCTGCCGTGCTGGCCGCCGGATTGCTGGCCGGTTGTGGAAGCAAGAGCGGGGAGGGCGCAGCCGATAAGGGCGAAACGCCGCAGGCTAATTTTAACGAGACCGGAATGCCGATCGTGAACGAGCCCCTCGACCTTACGTTTTTCACAGGGAAGTCGCCAACGAACGGAAGCAAATTCGAGGAAACCCTTGTATGGAAAACCTACCAGGAAATGTCGAATGTAAATGTGACCTGGAACCTCATTCCATTCGATACGCTGACCGAGAAGCGGAACCTGGCGCTTGCAGGCGGGGATTATCCGGATGTGTTCTATTCCGCAAGGGTCAGCTCCGCCGAATTGACCCGCTATGGCGAGCAAGGAGTATTTATACCGCTGAACGATCTGATCGACAAGTATGCTCCGAATTTCAAAAAGCTGATGGATCAGTACCCGGATATTCGGAAAGGATTGACGATGCCGGACGGCAATATCTATTCCCTGCCTTCTTTCTACGATCCTGAGCTGCTCTCCATGTTGATCGGCACCCCGATATGGATCAATCAGGAATGGCTTGATCAGCTCGGGATGAAAGAACCGCAGACGACCGAAGAATTCTATGCCTATTTGAAGGCGGTCAAGGAAACCGATCTGAACGGCAACGGACAGCATGACGAGATTCCTTTCTCCTCCACAGGCATTACCGGGATCATCGATCATTTGAAAGGCTCTTGGGGACTTGGGACGAGCGGACTTGGCCATAAATTAGTGGATGTCGATCCGGACACTGGGAAACTGCGCTTTACCAAGGCCTTGCCGGAGTACAAGGAAATGCTTCAATTCGTCAACAAGCTGCACCAAGAAGGGCTGCTCGATAAAGAGATCTTCACGATTGAAGGCGGCGCGTTGAATGCGAAAGGGCAGGAGGGTCTGCTCGGTGCCACGATCGTGCCGAATCCGGAGATGGTCATGGGACGCAAAGAATACATCGGGCTCGGGGCGCTTAAGGGACCGCACGGAGACCAGCTCTATTCCCACGTCAAAGTGCCGATGGTTCACGTGGGTGCATTTGCGATTACCGATAAGAACCCGAATCCGGAAGCAACGATCCGTTGGATGGATTATTTCTACGGGGATGAGGGAGCCCAATTCTATTTCATGGGTAAAGAAGGAGAGACTTACACGAAGAACGCGGACGGTCAGCTGGAATATGTGAAGGAGATAACGGAGAATCCAAACGGATTAACGCAGGATCAGGCATTGGCCAAGAATTTCACTTGGCTCGGGGGCAGCTATCCGGGCTTTGTGCGGGAGAAATGGTTCAAAGCTTCGGAGACGCGTCCTAACGCCATGGCCGCTGCCGAAAAAGCAGAGCCGTATGCCGTGAAGGAGATCCTGTACAACTTTAACTTTACATTGGAGGAAACGGACGTCATGACCTCGATCGGTAAAGATATCGAGGATTACGTGAAGGAAATGGAAGCGAAATTCGTGAACGGCTCGGCTTCGTTCAGCCAATGGGAAGAGTATGTGAACACGCTCAACAAGATGGGATTGGACCGATACATGGAAGTTTACCAGGCCGCCTATGAGCGCTATCAGGCGGAATAA
- a CDS encoding carbohydrate ABC transporter permease — MPQSRSERIAGVFIYIILSFITLLVLYPLFFVLIASISAPETVMRGEVWLWPKELSFVGYERLFANSDLMRGFMNTLLYTTTGTALNVLMTIAAAYPLSRADFNGRGIFTAIIVFTMFFSGGMIPNYLLVKELGMLDTIWAIIIPSAVSVWNIIIMRTFFQSSIPKEMQEAAFIDGASNMRVLWRIVLPLSGPILAVMVLFYAVGHWNSYFSALIYLSDRANYPMQLFLREILVQGQMQEMVDISDDSLARSLMDAEAIKYAAVIVTNLPMLLLYPFLQKYFVKGVMIGAIKG, encoded by the coding sequence ATGCCGCAAAGCCGCAGTGAACGAATAGCCGGAGTATTTATTTACATTATACTATCATTTATTACGCTCCTTGTGCTCTATCCTTTATTTTTTGTTCTGATTGCTTCCATCAGCGCCCCGGAAACGGTGATGCGGGGGGAAGTATGGTTATGGCCGAAGGAATTGTCGTTTGTCGGCTACGAGCGGTTATTCGCCAATTCGGATCTCATGCGGGGATTCATGAACACGCTGCTGTATACGACGACGGGAACGGCCTTGAATGTACTGATGACGATCGCAGCTGCTTATCCGTTGTCCAGAGCCGATTTTAACGGCCGCGGCATTTTTACGGCGATCATCGTATTCACCATGTTTTTCAGCGGGGGAATGATCCCGAATTACTTGCTGGTGAAGGAACTGGGGATGCTCGATACGATTTGGGCGATCATTATCCCTTCGGCCGTATCCGTGTGGAACATCATTATTATGCGGACCTTCTTCCAGAGCTCCATTCCGAAGGAGATGCAGGAGGCGGCGTTTATCGATGGAGCTTCCAACATGCGGGTGCTATGGCGCATCGTCCTGCCGTTATCCGGTCCGATTCTGGCCGTAATGGTGCTGTTCTATGCCGTGGGCCACTGGAATTCGTATTTCAGCGCGCTGATCTACTTGTCCGACCGTGCGAATTATCCGATGCAGCTGTTCCTGCGCGAAATTCTGGTTCAGGGGCAAATGCAGGAGATGGTGGATATCAGCGACGATTCGCTGGCTCGCAGCCTGATGGATGCGGAGGCGATCAAATATGCGGCGGTCATCGTGACGAATCTGCCGATGCTGCTGCTGTATCCGTTCCTGCAAAAGTATTTTGTGAAGGGTGTTATGATTGGTGCAATTAAAGGTTGA
- a CDS encoding ABC transporter permease — MQMRRNWQLYALFAPVLLYFIVFHYVPMYGVQIAFKDFMANKGIMDSPWVGFKHFERFFDSFYFWRIIKNTMGIGLYELAVGFPIPIILALMINEARSGRFRRFVQTVTYAPHFLSTVVVVGMIMMFLSPVSGLVNLIITSFGGEPIAFMTEPSWFKSIYVWSGVWQGMGWSSIIYLAALAGIDPQLHEAAKVDGAGWLRRIWHINLPGIAPTMTILLILNIGSVLGVGFEKIFLMQNSLNMEASDVIATNVYRSGILGAQYSFSAAVGLFNSIVNFIMLITVNRIARKVSENSLW; from the coding sequence ATGCAGATGCGCAGAAACTGGCAGCTATACGCTTTATTTGCACCGGTTCTGTTGTACTTCATTGTATTTCATTATGTACCCATGTATGGCGTCCAGATTGCATTCAAGGATTTTATGGCCAACAAAGGGATCATGGATAGCCCATGGGTGGGCTTCAAACATTTTGAACGCTTTTTTGACAGCTTTTATTTCTGGCGCATTATTAAAAATACGATGGGTATCGGGTTATATGAGCTGGCGGTCGGATTTCCGATTCCGATCATTCTGGCCCTAATGATTAATGAAGCCAGATCGGGCCGGTTCCGCCGATTCGTACAAACGGTAACTTATGCACCTCATTTCTTGTCCACGGTCGTTGTTGTCGGAATGATCATGATGTTCCTGTCGCCGGTAAGCGGCCTCGTCAATTTGATTATCACCTCCTTCGGCGGAGAGCCGATTGCATTCATGACGGAGCCCTCCTGGTTCAAGAGCATCTATGTGTGGTCCGGCGTGTGGCAGGGCATGGGCTGGAGCTCCATCATCTATTTGGCGGCACTCGCCGGGATCGACCCGCAGCTGCATGAGGCGGCCAAGGTGGATGGCGCGGGCTGGCTCCGGCGAATCTGGCATATCAATCTGCCGGGGATCGCGCCCACGATGACGATACTGCTCATTCTGAACATCGGTTCCGTTCTTGGCGTCGGCTTCGAGAAGATCTTCCTGATGCAAAATTCGCTGAATATGGAAGCGTCCGACGTCATCGCCACAAACGTATACCGGAGCGGTATACTGGGTGCCCAGTACAGCTTCTCGGCTGCGGTCGGCCTGTTTAACTCCATCGTCAACTTTATCATGCTGATTACCGTAAACCGGATTGCCCGAAAAGTCAGCGAGAACAGCCTATGGTAA
- a CDS encoding helix-turn-helix domain-containing protein — protein sequence MNWIRHKSHSVFFKIFLSFLAIIVLFGLFYAVIFQLFKTSLQKEIIDNSQRSVHETAERFNNQFSRLQVLMFDIYNQSELIGFNNQLRHQTGNEVNYLKARDVMMQMRSDIYNPLFFLEDTLIYLREFDFVLSKSGSGDAAYMFNRSYTSPMYPYSFWNGYTGDPESFKLLPASTYRINNDLSEKTLMPFVYKQPDSPYEVIALIDIDKAAQSFFGESNDRALAILNAEGQVLYTLGSMNQDQLPPFEAGQKAVLKDGTYYFAEAGSDGLTYVSAVPYSHVSSQLSRLTGGLLLIFCLSLGVALAASYFLSRRLHKPVKQILTTVLNRASSSAMPEIGSVTEYDLIQNRIQELFREKEEIRDRMNKHKSVLTSYSYISQLKSINTDISEWEDFLSDEGSFIVVLYHIRFRMNPVYELPLQTDQAVRHMLEHIHLITAERYPGSHTFQIEKNEIVSIFKREEAARLEELLLEIKDMLNEEKELFLVTIAVSSQVSDSSEFNQAYHQVKGLTAQAPLLEESQIVTMQRVLPTTVNLSPPQEKGLLDALQSGSDGRSLQIIDQALEAMQRKEAGITQFRFFADSVASKILSYMEMAQIDKTSVQSLKQWSARLAECHCLSDYQGVFRQLVEASCALIRKKKDTGEEPLIAMFMNIVHNQYADDLSLDYLSAKLNLSSAYLSVYIKEKTGLNFSDHLLGIRMNKAKELLACTDLTVNEISQRVGYLNITSFNRTFKKAVGMTPGAYRRQHVLQTHASGS from the coding sequence GTGAATTGGATCCGGCATAAAAGCCACAGTGTATTCTTTAAAATTTTTCTGAGCTTTCTGGCCATCATCGTGTTATTCGGATTGTTCTATGCGGTTATCTTCCAGCTCTTCAAGACCAGCCTGCAAAAAGAAATCATCGATAACAGCCAACGGTCGGTTCACGAAACGGCAGAACGGTTCAACAACCAATTCAGCAGGCTGCAGGTATTAATGTTCGATATATATAACCAGTCCGAATTAATCGGCTTCAATAATCAGCTTCGCCACCAGACCGGAAACGAAGTCAATTACTTGAAGGCCCGGGACGTGATGATGCAGATGCGGAGCGATATCTATAACCCGCTGTTCTTTCTGGAGGACACCCTGATTTATCTTCGCGAGTTTGATTTCGTGCTCAGCAAATCCGGGAGCGGCGATGCTGCCTATATGTTCAATCGTTCCTATACGAGTCCGATGTACCCTTATTCGTTCTGGAACGGTTATACGGGTGATCCGGAATCCTTCAAGCTCCTCCCTGCGTCAACCTATCGAATCAACAACGATTTGTCCGAGAAAACGCTGATGCCCTTTGTTTACAAGCAGCCGGACAGTCCATATGAGGTCATTGCCCTCATCGATATCGATAAGGCCGCCCAGTCCTTCTTCGGCGAGTCGAACGATCGCGCGCTTGCCATTCTGAATGCCGAAGGCCAAGTGCTGTACACGCTGGGCTCCATGAACCAGGATCAGCTACCTCCGTTCGAGGCCGGTCAAAAAGCCGTACTGAAGGATGGAACCTACTATTTTGCGGAAGCCGGATCCGACGGATTGACCTATGTCTCGGCCGTACCTTACAGCCATGTCTCTTCCCAGCTGAGTCGGTTAACCGGCGGACTGCTGCTTATTTTCTGCCTATCGCTCGGGGTAGCGCTTGCTGCATCCTATTTCCTCAGCCGGCGGCTGCATAAGCCGGTGAAGCAGATCCTGACGACCGTGCTGAACAGAGCCAGCAGCTCGGCGATGCCGGAAATCGGCAGCGTCACGGAATACGACCTGATCCAGAACCGCATTCAGGAGCTGTTCCGGGAGAAGGAAGAGATTCGGGACCGCATGAACAAACACAAGTCCGTCCTGACCAGTTACTCTTATATCAGTCAGTTGAAGAGCATCAATACCGATATCAGCGAATGGGAGGATTTCCTGTCGGATGAAGGAAGCTTCATCGTGGTTCTGTACCATATCCGGTTCCGGATGAATCCGGTCTATGAGCTTCCCCTCCAAACCGATCAGGCCGTCCGCCATATGCTGGAGCATATTCATCTGATCACGGCCGAACGCTATCCGGGCTCCCATACGTTCCAGATCGAGAAGAACGAGATCGTCTCCATCTTCAAACGGGAGGAAGCGGCCCGCCTGGAGGAATTGCTGCTGGAGATCAAGGATATGTTGAACGAGGAGAAGGAATTGTTCCTGGTCACGATTGCGGTCAGCTCCCAGGTAAGCGATTCGTCCGAATTCAATCAAGCCTACCATCAGGTCAAAGGATTGACTGCCCAGGCTCCGCTGCTCGAGGAATCGCAGATCGTGACCATGCAGCGGGTACTCCCTACCACCGTCAACCTGAGCCCGCCGCAGGAAAAAGGACTGCTCGACGCGCTGCAATCCGGCAGCGACGGCCGCTCCCTGCAGATCATCGACCAGGCGCTTGAAGCCATGCAGCGCAAGGAGGCCGGCATCACGCAATTCCGTTTCTTCGCCGATTCCGTGGCTTCCAAAATTCTAAGTTATATGGAGATGGCCCAGATTGACAAAACCTCCGTCCAATCCTTGAAGCAGTGGAGCGCAAGATTGGCGGAATGCCATTGTTTATCTGATTACCAAGGGGTATTCCGTCAGCTCGTCGAAGCCTCCTGTGCCCTCATCCGCAAGAAAAAGGATACCGGGGAAGAGCCGCTTATCGCCATGTTCATGAACATTGTCCATAACCAGTATGCCGATGATCTGTCCCTGGACTATCTGTCAGCCAAACTGAACCTGTCGAGCGCCTACCTCTCCGTTTATATCAAGGAGAAGACCGGTCTCAACTTCAGCGATCACCTCCTCGGCATCCGCATGAACAAAGCGAAGGAGCTGCTGGCGTGCACCGACCTGACCGTCAATGAGATCAGCCAGCGCGTCGGCTATCTCAACATTACCTCCTTCAACCGAACATTCAAGAAGGCCGTCGGCATGACGCCGGGCGCATACCGCAGGCAGCATGTGTTGCAAACCCATGCGAGCGGATCCTGA
- a CDS encoding acyltransferase family protein produces MKIVYLDGLRGLAALIVVVSHFFQVFAPSVFEGREEIEHFAFEGIAARTPFNLLFNGNFSVCLFFVLSGYVLSYRFFGTGDRFIVYSSAIRRYFRLAVPALASVFLAYLILVWDLGAYDNIRGMTLSSMPDPFAADANLLVMLKESLFHTFFTYGSQYNPVLWTMTYELFGSFMIFVFLIVCGRHRIRYAVYAILICLFIDAYYLGFVLGMLLSDVKNSGREGPAFIHRSWIQLLLLCAGIYLGSYPYVAPQGTVYSILQWGTADFDFFVFYHVIGSFLILTALLHSSRMQSIFSHRFFAYLGKISFSLYLVHFTVICSFGSYVFLQLSPFLGYGPRVLLTTILTFAVIAAVAHWFYRLVDARILLGLSRWNKALFASGKLRRREDQIQTEQTIKAD; encoded by the coding sequence ATGAAAATCGTATATTTGGACGGCTTGAGAGGGCTCGCTGCCTTGATCGTGGTGGTATCTCATTTTTTTCAAGTGTTTGCACCGTCGGTTTTTGAGGGGAGGGAGGAGATCGAGCATTTCGCTTTTGAGGGGATTGCCGCGCGAACGCCGTTCAATCTGCTGTTTAACGGCAACTTCTCCGTCTGCCTGTTTTTTGTGCTCAGCGGATACGTGCTCAGCTATCGTTTTTTTGGAACAGGGGACAGGTTCATCGTTTATTCTTCCGCCATCCGCCGCTATTTTCGTCTGGCCGTGCCGGCTTTGGCATCCGTTTTCCTTGCATATCTGATCCTCGTATGGGATCTCGGGGCTTATGACAATATACGCGGGATGACGTTATCTTCGATGCCCGATCCGTTTGCCGCGGACGCCAATCTGCTGGTTATGCTGAAGGAAAGCTTGTTCCATACCTTTTTTACTTATGGCTCGCAGTACAATCCCGTGCTATGGACGATGACGTACGAGCTGTTCGGTTCGTTCATGATCTTCGTTTTTCTGATTGTTTGCGGCCGCCATCGGATTCGTTATGCCGTGTATGCAATCCTCATCTGTTTATTCATCGATGCCTACTATTTGGGATTCGTCCTGGGCATGCTGTTAAGCGATGTAAAGAACAGCGGGAGGGAGGGGCCGGCATTTATCCATCGGTCCTGGATCCAGCTCCTGCTGCTCTGCGCCGGTATTTACCTAGGCTCCTATCCTTATGTCGCACCGCAAGGAACGGTATATTCGATCCTCCAGTGGGGAACTGCCGATTTCGATTTCTTTGTGTTTTATCATGTAATCGGATCATTCCTGATCCTGACGGCGCTGCTGCATTCAAGCCGAATGCAGTCGATATTCAGCCATCGTTTTTTTGCTTATTTGGGTAAAATCTCGTTCTCGCTGTACCTCGTACACTTTACGGTTATTTGCTCGTTCGGAAGCTATGTCTTTCTGCAACTCAGCCCGTTTCTGGGTTATGGTCCCCGCGTGCTGCTTACCACGATTCTCACGTTTGCGGTTATCGCCGCGGTGGCCCATTGGTTTTACCGGCTCGTGGATGCCCGGATTCTGCTCGGGTTATCCAGGTGGAACAAAGCGTTATTCGCGTCTGGGAAACTGAGAAGACGGGAGGACCAAATACAAACGGAACAGACCATAAAGGCCGACTAA
- a CDS encoding helix-turn-helix domain-containing protein: MSIYWSQVDIEELTGSGVVYFNSKMEMLEGLPCKMYKLTYQQSLWTHCHDYFQIWYVAKGAFLHTVQQQVYEIRKGDIFVIPPFTLHSVSISPDEDIEIYGCEFMPSFVNERFQEQPTDHAFFDVAFLEYFLRKETNAQSQITLDSVTDVTVRNVLKDMLIEYERRTPFFQISLKAKLLVLLSILARQVNGELLREGFEKSEKYREIMTRVVDHIHNHYQEDMNLNDLCSLSNLSRSTFCILFKEWTGKTFNRYLTDLRILQAMMMLKQPELSVTDVCYSTGFNELSYFCRIFKKYTGISPTDFRKQAMK; the protein is encoded by the coding sequence TTGAGTATTTATTGGAGTCAGGTCGATATTGAAGAGCTAACGGGATCAGGTGTCGTTTATTTTAACTCAAAGATGGAGATGTTGGAAGGTCTTCCATGCAAAATGTATAAATTGACCTATCAGCAGAGCCTGTGGACGCATTGCCATGATTATTTTCAGATATGGTATGTGGCAAAAGGCGCTTTCCTGCACACCGTCCAACAACAGGTATACGAGATACGCAAAGGCGATATTTTTGTTATTCCTCCATTTACCCTGCACAGCGTAAGCATTTCACCCGATGAGGACATCGAAATTTACGGCTGCGAATTCATGCCCTCCTTCGTGAACGAGAGATTTCAGGAACAGCCGACAGACCATGCCTTTTTCGATGTGGCCTTTCTGGAATACTTTCTGCGCAAGGAAACGAATGCCCAATCCCAAATCACGCTGGACAGCGTTACCGACGTAACGGTTCGAAATGTCCTGAAGGATATGCTGATCGAATACGAGAGACGCACCCCTTTTTTTCAAATCTCGCTCAAGGCCAAGCTGCTTGTGCTTCTCTCGATTCTGGCACGGCAGGTTAACGGCGAGCTGCTGCGTGAAGGATTCGAGAAATCGGAGAAATACCGGGAAATCATGACAAGAGTCGTTGATCACATCCATAACCACTACCAGGAAGATATGAATTTGAATGATCTATGCAGCCTATCGAATTTATCAAGGTCCACGTTCTGCATCCTCTTCAAAGAATGGACAGGCAAAACATTCAACCGTTATCTCACCGACCTGCGGATTCTGCAGGCCATGATGATGCTGAAGCAGCCGGAGTTATCCGTAACGGATGTTTGCTACTCCACCGGATTTAATGAACTCTCCTATTTTTGCAGAATCTTCAAAAAGTATACGGGCATCTCTCCCACCGACTTTCGTAAGCAAGCGATGAAATAG